The Pararge aegeria chromosome 8, ilParAegt1.1, whole genome shotgun sequence genome window below encodes:
- the LOC120625729 gene encoding transmembrane protein 242, which translates to MADEERLQRIKAGAFLASVAGISAFVGFGTTLAAAKKADPKYFNKGVHGSVELADTGALLALRALGWGTLYAIGGTTCFCYGIWKLSGAKNLKEFRIKMGNFLPVIPKNNPPQSRTEFSGMNDLMKYLSEEYGNKKMQDVTEK; encoded by the exons ATGGCTGACGAAGAAAGACTACAGCGTATTAAAG cTGGAGCATTTTTAGCATCAGTTGCTGGAATTTCTGCATTTGTAGGATTTGGAACTACATTGGCAGCAGCCAAAAAAGCTGATCCAAAATACTTCAATAAAG gagTACATGGCAGTGTTGAATTAGCAGATACAGGTGCATTGCTGGCACTAAGAGCACTTGGTTGGGGCACACTCTATGCCATTGGTGGTACAACTTGTTTTTGCTACGGTATATGGAAATTATCAGGTGCCAAAAAT ctgaAAGAGTTCAGAATTAAAATGGGAAATTTTCTACcagttatacctaaaaataATCCACCACAATCTAGAACAGAATTCAGCGGAATGAATGACCTGATGAAATATTTGTCTGAAgaatatggaaataaaaaaatgcaagatgttacagagaaataa